A genome region from Tenrec ecaudatus isolate mTenEca1 chromosome 13, mTenEca1.hap1, whole genome shotgun sequence includes the following:
- the LOC142424392 gene encoding dihydrofolate reductase-like: protein MLRNEFQYFQRMTTTTSSSVDGKQNLVIVGRKTWFSIPEKNRPLKERINLVLSRELKETPPGAHFLAESLDGALELMEQPESGNKVDMVWIIGGSSGYKEAMDQPGHVRLFMTRIQQEFESDTFFPEVDLEKYKLLPKYPGVLPDVQEEKGIKYKFEVYEKND, encoded by the coding sequence ATGCTCAGGAATGAATTCCAGTATTTCCAGAGAATGACCACGACCACTTCCTCTTCAGTAGACGGTAAACAGAATTTGGTGATTGTGGGCAGGAAGACCTGGTTCTCCATTCCTGAGAAGAATAGACCTTTGAAAGAGAGGATTAATTTAGTTCTCAGCAGAGAACTCAAGGAAACCCCACCAGGAGCTCATTTTCTTGCCGAAAGTCTGGATGGTGCCTTAGAACTCATGGAGCAACCAGAATCAGGAAATAAAGTTGACATGGTTTGGATCATAGGAGGCAGTTCTGGTTACAAGGAAGCCATGGACCAACCAGGTCATGTTAGACTGTTCATGACAAGGATCCAGCAGGAATTTGAAAGTGACACATTTTTTCCAGAAGTTGATTTAGAGAAATACAAACTTCTCCCAAAATACCCAGGTGTTCTTCCTGATGTCCAGGAAGAAAAGGGCATCAAGTACAAATTTGAAGTATATGAAAAGAATGACTGA